One genomic window of Mus pahari chromosome 23, PAHARI_EIJ_v1.1, whole genome shotgun sequence includes the following:
- the Rcc1l gene encoding RCC1-like G exchanging factor-like protein, with product MLAAARALRGPRPRWPSPAAAAREHWTPAGRSRSRREAAEAEADAPVFQYVGERAARADRVFVWGFSFSGALGVPGFVVPSSGPGPRAGLRPRRRIQPVPYRLELDHKISSAACGYGFTLLASKTKDVTKVWGMGLNKDSQLGFHRSRKDKTRGYEYVLEPSPVPLPLDRPQETKVLQVSCGRAHSLVLTDREGVFSMGNNSHGQCGRKVVEDEVYSESHRVHRIQDFDGQVVQVVCGQDHSLFLTDQGEVYACGWGADGQTGLGHYNITSTPSKLGGDLAGVTVVQVATYGDCCLALSADGGVFGWGNSEYLQLASVTDSTQVNVPRCLPFSGVGKVKQVACGGTGCAVLNAEGHVLVWGYGILGKGPKLLETAIPEMIPPTLFGLTEFNPEVRVSQIRCGLSHFAALTNKGELFVWGKNIRGCLGIGRLEDQYFPWRVTMPGEPVDVACGVDHMVTLAKSFI from the exons ATGTTGGCGGCGGCCCGGGCTCTGCGGGGGCCGCGGCCGAGGTGGCCGTCCCCGGCGGCGGCGGCTCGCGAGCACTGGACCCCGGCCGGCCGTTCGCGGAGCCGGCGAGAAGCGGCCGAGGCCGAGGCGGACGCTCCGGTCTTCCAGTACGTGGGCGAGCGCGCGGCTCGCGCCGACCGCGTCTTCGTCTGGGGCTTCAGCTTCTCCGGGGCGCTCGGGGTGCCGGGCTTCGTGGTGCCGTCCTCGGGGCCCGGACCGCGCGCCGGCCTGCGGCCCCGACGCAGGATCCAGCCGGTGCCCTACCGCCTGGAGCTGGACCACAAG ATTTCTTCTGCTGCCTGCGGCTATGGATTCACGCTGCTGGCCTCGAAAACCAAGGATGTTACGAAAGTCTGGGGTATGGGACTCAACAAAGATTCCCAGCTGGGATTCCACCGGAGCCGGAAGGATAAAA CCAGGGGCTATGAGTACGTTTTGGAGCCCTCACCTGTCCCGCTGCCCCTGGACAGACCTCAGGAGACAAAGGTGTTGCAGGTGTCCTGCGGTCGAGCACACTCCCTTGTCCTGACAGACAGAGAAGGTG TCTTCAGCATGGGGAACAATTCCCACGGGCAGTGTGGCCGGAAGGTGGTGGAGGATGAAGTATACAG CGAGAGTCACAGAGTGCACAGGATACAGGACTTCGATGGACAGGTGGTCCAG GTTGTCTGTGGTCAGGACCACAGCCTCTTCCTCACAGACCAAGGTGAAGTCTACGCTTGCGGATGGGGTGCCGATGGACAGACAG GCCTGGGTCACTACAACATCACCAGCACACCCAGCAAGCTGGGCGGAGACCTTGCCGGGGTGACTGTCGTCCAGGTCGCCACCTACGGCGACTGCTGCTTAGCTTTGTCCGCTGATGGAGGTGTCTTTGGCTGGGGAAATTCTGAGTACCTGCAGTTGGCCTCCGTCACAGACTCCACGCAG GTGAATGTCCCTCGGTGCCTGCCTTTCTCCGGAGTAGGCAAGGTGAAGCAGGTGGCTTGTGGTGGCACAGGCTGTGCTGTACTGAACG CGGAGGGTCATGTTCTCGTCTGGGGCTATGGAATTCTTGGAAAAGGACCAAAGCTCTTGGAGACAGCAATTCCAGAAATGATTCCACCCACGCTCTTTGGCTTGACGGAGTTCAACCCCGAAGTCCGGGTTTCCCAGATCCGATGTGGGCTTAGCCACTTTGCCGCACTCACCA aCAAGGGTGAGCTGTTTGTGTGGGGCAAGAACATCCGAGGGTGCTTGGGGATTGGCCGCCTGGAAGACCAGTACTTTCCATGGAGG